The sequence below is a genomic window from Bacteroidota bacterium.
TAACATTACAACGTTCATGAAATCCCCCCGGATAGCTTTATTATTGCTTTTTCTGGCAGCCTTTGCCGGTTGTGCGGATGAGGATGCCGCTACCGTAGCAGATATGCCGGGGGCGGGTGTCATGACATTTACAGAGGTTACTGCACCCGCTGGTCTGGCAGATTTCCAGCATAAAGGCGGGAGCGTGGGTGAAAAATGGTATCCGGAGACGGTAGGTGCCGGCGCTGGTTTTATTGATGTAGATGGCGATGGTTGGCTCGATATTCTTCTTGTGGAGGGCGGCACATGGCAAAACCAACTGGGTCCCGCAGCAGACGTACAATCCCTCCGCATCTACAAAAATAAAGGGGACGGTACGTTTGAAGATTACACAGAAGCTGCCGGCCTGGCGGACGTGCGAACGTACGCTTTTGGTGTTGTTGTGGCTGATTATGACAACGACGGGGATGACGATTTCTTTGTCACCACGCTTTATCAAAACCTGCTTTTTCAAAACAACGACGGCCAATTTGAAGAGGTTAGTGAAGCGGTCGGCCTGGCTGATGTGGCCCTTTGGAGTACTGCAGCCCTGTTTTTCGATGCAAACCGGGATGGATGGCTCGATCTGTTTGTTGCAGATTATGTTGACTGGACACCCGAAACTGACATCTGGTGCACCCACAACGGGGTGGACAAATCGTTCTGCGGCCCAAAGTTGTACGATGGGCTTGATAGCCATTTCTACCAGAACAATGGCGATGGTACATTCACCGAGCGCGCAGCTGCTGTGGGGCTCAAAGAATCGGTTGGTAAAACCCTTGGCGTGACGGAGTTGGACTTTAATTCGGATGGCTGGCCCGATCTTGCGCTGGCCAACGATACGCAGCGCGACTTGCTCTACCAGAACAAGGGGGATGGGACCTTCGAAGAAGTTGGCTTATTCAGTGGAATAGCATTTGATGAAAACGGTGTGGCCCGTGCCGGCATGGGAATTGATGCAGGCGACGTAGACAACAACGGCAATGTGTCTGTGTTTGTCGCCAATTATGCCGAAGAAATGATTGGTGTCTACCGGCATACCGGTGAGGGAATTTTTGTCAACCGTTCAGCAGCCTCTCAGGTTGGTCGCCCAAGCATGACAACGCTGGGGTTTGGACTCTTCCTCTTTGATCCAAATCTGGATGGTTACCTGGACCTTTTTGTTGCCAATGGTCACATCGATGACCTGATTGAGCAAGTGCAAGACAATGTGACCTACAAGCAAGCGCCGCAGCTTTTTGTGAATATGCGGAATGGTACGTTCAAAGAAGCTGTTTTAACGGACAGCACTTTGCTACAGCGACCCATCGTTGGTCGAGGTGCAGCCTTTGCCGACATTGATCGGGATGGGGACCAGGATATTCTGCTTACCGAGAACAAAGGCGGGGCGTATCTGTGGCGAAATGATGGGCAGGAAGGCAACGCGCTTCGGGTTTACCTGGCGGGCACAACCAGTAACCGTAGTGGCATCGGAGCGGAAGTGCTGGCATATGTTGCGGGAGAACCCCAGGCCCGCCGGATCCGGTCTGGCGGCAGTTACCTTTCCCAGTCTGAGCAAATTGCCACCATTGGCCTCGGGATGCATAATGCCGTTGATTCGCTATTTGTCAGCTGGCCAAGCGGGCAGCAAGATAGATTTGTTGGCGTGCCAGGCGGACAGGCGATACTTGTCACTGAAGGCACCAGCACGTATCAAACCCGGTACGCATTCAATCGACAATCCCAAAACGTACAACCTTAATTGCATCCTGCATGATCATCCCGACCTGCATATCACATCGGCCGGCCGGTAAACAACGCCTGCTGCTGACCTTTGCAGCCGGCCTGACTTTATTCACAGGCTGTAAAGCGCCAGATGAAGCACCTGTAGAAGCCACACCTGTAATCCCGTATGCTTACACGTATGAAGATGTAACGGCAACGGCCGGCTTGGGTGATTTTATACATGAAACAGGGGCGTCTGGCAATTTTTGGTTTCCAGAAACGGTAGGCGCGGGTGCTGCCTTTTTTGATTACGATGGAGATGACTGGTTAGACATTTTATTGGTGGCTGGCGCCCGCTGGGAAGGAGAAGGGGAGCCCATACCGGCTTTGCAGCTGTTTCGAAATACAGGGGATGGAGCTTTTGAAGAGGTAACGGAAGCAGCCGGCTTGCGTGATGTGGTTGCCTATGGCTTTGGTGTGCTCGCCGGCGATTACGATAACGACGGAGACCAGGACTTCTTTTTTACAACACTCCATCAAAATCACCTTTTCCAAAATAACGATGGGCGATTTACAGATGTGACCCGCGAAGCAGGGTTATCCGTTGACGATTTTTGGAGTACAACGGCCATCTTCTTCGATGCAGATAACGATGGCTGGCTCGATCTGTACGTGGGCAATTATGTGCGCTGGCAGCCTGAGCTGGATCAGTTTTGTACGCTCGATGAATACGAGCAGTCGTACTGTGCTCCCCAGCAGTTTGAAGGAGAGCCGGCCCAGTTTTACCGCAACAATGGAGACGGCACCTTTGCTGACGAAACGGAGAAAGCCGGTATGACACCTACGCCGGGCAAAACCCTAGGCGTGACAGAGCTCGACATAAACCAGGACGGCTGGAGTGATCTTGTGGTTGCCAACGACACCCAGCGTAACCTGTTGTATGTAAACAAAGGTGATGGCACCTTTGAAGAGCAAGGCTTGTTGACGGGCATCGCATTTGACGAAAATGGTGTTGCCCGCGCCGG
It includes:
- a CDS encoding CRTAC1 family protein, translating into MIIPTCISHRPAGKQRLLLTFAAGLTLFTGCKAPDEAPVEATPVIPYAYTYEDVTATAGLGDFIHETGASGNFWFPETVGAGAAFFDYDGDDWLDILLVAGARWEGEGEPIPALQLFRNTGDGAFEEVTEAAGLRDVVAYGFGVLAGDYDNDGDQDFFFTTLHQNHLFQNNDGRFTDVTREAGLSVDDFWSTTAIFFDADNDGWLDLYVGNYVRWQPELDQFCTLDEYEQSYCAPQQFEGEPAQFYRNNGDGTFADETEKAGMTPTPGKTLGVTELDINQDGWSDLVVANDTQRNLLYVNKGDGTFEEQGLLTGIAFDENGVARAGMGIDSGDIENNGEDWVFIGTFAHEMIGVFKSTPNGFFLDRSAASKIGRQSLQTLNFGLFLYDAEYDGDLDMLVANGHIYPAIEKVENAITYRQPTQLFVNEGDGTFTDVMPEIQGVWAKPLVARGAIFGDYDRDGDVDILLTENGGPIHLWQNNSVQGNYLRVKLQGTSSNADGLGARVVVYAGDLVMQRRIRTGGTYMSQSELTASFGVAAYNKIDSLIVYWPGGVAQKRYELPVNEEILVVEGAE
- a CDS encoding CRTAC1 family protein; this translates as MKSPRIALLLLFLAAFAGCADEDAATVADMPGAGVMTFTEVTAPAGLADFQHKGGSVGEKWYPETVGAGAGFIDVDGDGWLDILLVEGGTWQNQLGPAADVQSLRIYKNKGDGTFEDYTEAAGLADVRTYAFGVVVADYDNDGDDDFFVTTLYQNLLFQNNDGQFEEVSEAVGLADVALWSTAALFFDANRDGWLDLFVADYVDWTPETDIWCTHNGVDKSFCGPKLYDGLDSHFYQNNGDGTFTERAAAVGLKESVGKTLGVTELDFNSDGWPDLALANDTQRDLLYQNKGDGTFEEVGLFSGIAFDENGVARAGMGIDAGDVDNNGNVSVFVANYAEEMIGVYRHTGEGIFVNRSAASQVGRPSMTTLGFGLFLFDPNLDGYLDLFVANGHIDDLIEQVQDNVTYKQAPQLFVNMRNGTFKEAVLTDSTLLQRPIVGRGAAFADIDRDGDQDILLTENKGGAYLWRNDGQEGNALRVYLAGTTSNRSGIGAEVLAYVAGEPQARRIRSGGSYLSQSEQIATIGLGMHNAVDSLFVSWPSGQQDRFVGVPGGQAILVTEGTSTYQTRYAFNRQSQNVQP